tctctacccccctccctccttctctctaaaatcaataaatttaaaaaagagactaaaaaatatacagactatttttagaaattatctgAATGAGATTAATAATCAGATTTCTACAATTGCCTATATTTTATGTAGCTAAAAAAGTTTGATCTGCCAAAGTTCTGAACTAATTTGTCAACTTGGCTATTGCAAGACTGATAGAAACTGACACAGAAGTGAAATACAAATTTACAACAATCTTTACTTTTACAGTTTGTTGAAGTTGCTTCAATTTATCTGTCTGCATGAGCCTACGAGTAAGAAATCCTTTTGCCACAGCAGTTATTCTATTAAATTTTGCTTGTACTTCTGGActgataacctagaagaaataagaaagacaaaatgttttaataatctGAGCATTACACTCAAGATCGTTTTTCTTCATCTACTACAATGAACTAAATTCTTCTATATATGTATGCTTTGTGTTAGTTTCAACTCTAATAAAAGCTTAATTAGTGGATGTATGATGAAAATATCATGGCTCATTTGTATAACCTAAGATAAGGTAGCTCttcaaaaaatatagaaagataaATAGTAGATAAGCATACATGTATCATTAAGTTTGCCCACCTGAGACCATTTAGTTGTGACCCTTCCAAAAGGCCTTGTTACAGAGAGTTTCGTCAAGCCGCTAGTTGATGATCCCCAGAGGTAGAATGGTGCTTCATTTACAGAACCAAAGCTATGTTGTAGGGCAGAATTTGTGAAACCTAGAGGAATATATAGTATTATACTTGATGTCAAATAATCAGAATATGTAAAACACCCACATAAACATGACACTCATTAAgaacaccaccaccaacaaaaaagaatgacaacTGCCTCTGAAAGTGATCCACTTAAAGTATTTATGGACTTTAACCTTATGTACCAGATGGACCTTTTCAACACAAACAGCATCTCAGGATAATTGAAGATGCGAAGATAAACTCTTACCAGGACAGGAATTAGGTGCCGTAATTCAAGATCGCCCTGGAGATAACAAACTGTGTTTTCACTTGAAGCATATCACCTGCTGCATGAATGAACAAAGACTGGGCTCTGAGTCAAATTTCCCAGTATTTTCCTTGCTAGGGTGGATTTCCTCACAAACACCTGCTTGCTGGTCTTTGATCTGCTGCTATCACTTAATTTTTCACCGGTTACTAAGCAGGTGGCAAACAGCAGTAGGTTGGACATGGAATATAATACTTGAAGAAAAAAAGCTACAATCTTAAAGTGTGCCAAATAAAATATCTtgctatattttttttcaaatggaaaaggattttaaatatttaccagaATTACTAGAATTTGAAGTATGGAGGGAGTCCACTTGAGATAGCATTGTTTCTAACAAACCAGAGTcacttatttttctccattctaaGTCCACTGCATTGTTAACATCCAACTCAGAGGCTTCTGTTGTAATCACTTTCTGCTCTTTGaacattttctcctgttcttctATTTCCTATAAGAGTTTATTATAACATGGTagatattttgttaaattatatcCCAAATAGTATCATTTTTAGACTTAGCTAAAAGTATGTATAATTATCAGCAAATTGTTATCTACTTTGTTTTCATCCTTCAAATAAAATCGACAatttacttgattttaaaatgtgacattattaacaataataatctttttaaaaaagattttatttatttattttatttttagggagggaagggagggagatagagagagggagagaaacatcaatgtgcggttgctgggggttatggcctgcaacccaggaacgtaccctggctgggaatcaaacctgggacactaacaataataatcttaaaacaAATGTCCTCCTCTTACAATATACTCTTACAAGATGCTTATTtcagcatatattttaaaaatacttttaaaaatattaagttttgaATTAAGGATTCAATAAAGTACCCTTCTGATAAATTCTACATTATTTTTAGATAAGACTCTAAACATTAAACCTCACATTctggtaataaaaatattatccatATATCAAAATCAATGACTCCCTTAAATTAAGATATTCTGGGAGAAAATTACAAGTATCCTATCCATGACTAAAATTTTAGATAGCCCCAACTAAATTCCACTTATCAGCCCTATAGTTCTATGTTTTAATTCCTTACCTTTTGCAATCTTTCCTGTTCCCTTTCCTGCTCAGCTATGAGTAGTGATAACTGCTGTGCGTGCTGTTCTTCTAGTCTCCTTCGCATTTCTTCAAAAGCTAACATCTTGCTTTTTAGTATCTCACCTTCTGAAAAGAAACACATCCCCTCAGATTTAGAAAATTTACAAATCTAGTATCTGATATTTTATATCACCTATTTAAATTATGCTTCTGACAAGAGTATTCCTGGATCTGACATAACACAATCAAGACATAGCTGGGTCCTCTGTTTGAACCACATTTTCTTTGAGATCCTTATTTTATGCCATCGAATAAAGGCCTGCATCTCACCCACCTTACCTGCTCAATTCAACAGGTCCCTAGGGAGGGGCTCCCTCCCTTGAGAGTTCTCCCCTAGAAGGGGTTCCTAATTGATATTAGAGAATATTGGATGGATCTGGAAGATGAAATGAAACCAGGAAGAAGAGGTATTTCTTTAAATCCTGAGCAAGGAAGCCAGGCAAAGGAACAAATTTCTGATACTGATGATACAGTAGAAAACTGTAAAATCAGAGCCATATTGAACTTGTACAGATCTAGTTGTTTCAGTCTGTCTTTTTACAttagcttttgttttctaaatattttccaaGCTATTATATAATTAGATTATAgaacaatttataaaattttaaatgtgtattattaaaaatgttctgAGTTAAGCTGATTGTCAATTTATTAAGGACTGCTTTATGCCCACCATCATCAAGATTTGTGTGGGAGATGCTAAGGCAAATGCCTATCCTGTGATAGCACTTTCAGCTTCAAGTATGTCATttaaatgaatgtgaaaaaaagGTCCTGCTGAACATGTGCTAGTGGGCAGACAAGTGAGCTTTTTTCCATGCTCCTcctttctgcctctcccttctcAAAGTACCCCATACGAGAGGTTGTATTTTTAACAAAGCTTTCAAATAAAAGTATtgtaataatagtaatgatgatgatgacatgaTGATGATATGGGAGGTTCTGTCCTCACCAAGTGCTGCCCAGTGCTACAAGAAATGGGGCTCCCTTGCTAGAGAAGGGCACTGCCTCCCTTGCTTACTTTGAAAGCAACCTGGATGGCTTCAATGCTAGAATTGCCACCTGTTGTCTTTGTGTACTTTTGGGATTCACTGAGACAGCCTCTAGCCATGGTATGTTGTTTACATGGATAATCCAGGTTAGCTTCCCAGGTTATGAAGTGTTTTAACCGTGTTACACAGTTGCATAAGTTTTAAATGGTCTGCTCCAACCCGATTTTTCTTATATTCTCTACTTAATTTTTAGGATGTTACTTTATAGAATGTGAAGTtttttccaggaagacaaatatcacattAAAGCTGAAATGTCTATGTCTAAGAACTTCATTTGCTTGATTTGTATGTCTCCCATATCAGCAATGAAGAATCTGTGAACCATGACAACAAAGTAAGGAGCAACAAAGAAGACATGTTTTAACAATTGTTAATACCACACTAGATGCAacagaaatttgaaataatttctattaataaaGATACTATTCCTGAAACACTACTCACAGAGCcttatttgtgatatttttctctaataatttGATATTAAAGTGTTTACTGAAGGGCCAATTATAGGAAGATCTCATCATAAATGAGAGGGCTGATGAAAATATTAGAAACCACAATCCAAGAAGACATCATAGCAATACACTGGATTAAAGCTATGAGTGATGTCTCACACAAGAACTTTTTCCTTCAGCTACTAACAGTATTTTCTGTAATACGAAGTGAACTGTGAAAGATTcgtaatttaaattttaaaatcctgtaaCAAAAGCCTATCAAATGGCAATAAGCTGTAGCTAATTATATGCTCTCTGATAAATGAAATTAAGTACACTAATGTACAAATAAAGATGATtaccaatattattttgtaaaatgtcaattaaaaatattaaataaaggtGCCATCTACTTGACAGCTATCAAACCCTTCTAAGTTTCTTACCTTTAGAAATACTTTCcaacattttattcttattgatGTAGACAGATCCCTTAGGATATCTTTTTTCTGGTACGTGCTCCCTTTCCTGGTCAGTGATTCCAGTTGTTATGACAGATgagcagttttctttttgtaaactaTCCATATCTAAATCAAGCCTCCGTTTAACTTTCTCAAAACTGTTATCCAAAAATTGTTCATTTCCATAGGACAAAGTAGGGGTGTCCATATGCAGTCTGGTATTTTGGTTTTGCATCAGTAAAGGAGATGGGTTTTTTACATCATAAGACTTATTCAGCTCCATTTGTGAATTGCAACTTTTCTCTAACACACTGGCTGACTTGAGTCCACTCATGGTTCCATCATTTTGATTTGCTATACATGGACGGGTGGCATACGGCTCATTTGATCTTGGCATGGCAGTGCATGTACTGTCCATTTTGTGTGGTCCTCTCCCATCAGATGTTAACTGACCTTCCACAATAACAAGTCCATGAATAACTTTATTTCCTGACTGATTTCCTGAAGATTGACACACCTGATTCGAATTACCTAACACCATTTCCTGTATGGCTTCAGATGTGTTTTTGCTGACATAAACCTTGCTTGAACAAACTCCTGTTAAATCAGTTGGTAAATTTGGCACAGTTTCAGGTATGTTTGTTTGTTCACCAGTATCTTGAACAGTTAAGTCTACTGcctgttcttttcctttaggacttAGTTCACAGGCATTTACTGGGTTATTTATAAGTATATGACATGCCGATGATGGCCTAGAATGTCTTCGATGCATTTTAGGACTCAGGCTTGGCTCTGGGCTAGGTAATTTGGCATATGAACCAGTAAGACTTTTGATAACATTATTTTCAGTAACAAAAGTGGGAATGACTTTAAAATCAGAATCAGGATCTGAAACAGTGGGATGGCCAGTTCCCACAAGTGTGTCCACTTTATAAAAGCTACCTAAAACTGATGTATTCATGCTGCTTGCTTGAGTGGAAGCACCTTGGAGAAGAACATTTGATTTATTAAGGCTTGGTTTATCGGGAATCACTGACCCACAGTGTTTGCCCATCAACGGGGCCTTCTCTTTTACACAGTCAGTCACTTTAACAGCATCATTTTCTTTGTCTGAATGACTCTCATTAATGCTTCCCTTTGCACTTCTTCTCAAACTGCGTCTAAATTGTTCTCTTTCTATATATTCCTTTGACTTTTTCATCAGGTTCTGAAGACTCATTATGTAGGGATCTGGAGTAACTTCTTCCAAAAGTGATGAATTCTGTTCTTCTTCATTTGTTGGGAAGAGACCATCAGAGATAAGAGTCTCTTGTGGGGTTGCTGAGGTCTTTAGAGAAGCTTCATTTTCCATGTGGCTAATATTTGAACTACCACATTGATTCAGGGAATTAAATTCTTCTGAATCCCTAGCTAAGTCTATCCCATTAGATTTAAATTGGTCCTCATTATTTGATGACAAAATTGCAGTTGTCTTTTCAAACATTGCTAAAGTAGAGTGTTCAGTAGGGCTTGGCAAGTTATTTGCAAAGGTAGCAGGTACATTCAAGTTTCCAACTTCCGAACTAGAGTAAACTGTTTCAGTCTCCCACTGATCAAAATCACTGGCATTAGGTGCTTTTCTAACCtgaaaaagttcatttaaaaattaatatttcctCACTGCACAAAAAAccctttgatttcattgttttctaaaacaaaactgaaattgaAGATGCAGAGTTctaatatttgaaaacacaataaaaaactaaGGTTACCATTTTCTATAGTATCCTATATCACATGGAGCTCAAATTACTATAAATAACATCTATTAGTCATCCCTGTCTatttaagagttttttaaaaggaaattgcCTATTCTGATAACAAATATGAACATAATGTGCATGTGTAGATACACACACAATCATATATCCATGTATAATTTAatcttaaaatagaaacattttcctTAACTTTCTTCTGGTTATGTTGTTAATGTCACCAACCATTCCACCGACAAGAGCTATTACTTAGGCATAACAATGTATAAGATAAATAGCAAGTAATTATATTTCTTACATAAGTGATTCCCTCCTTAACAAAGATTAACTTGCCCTGGATATTGGTTAAGAAAAAGACTTTAGTAATAAGACTCCTGCCTCCCACATACTCCAAATATTAGCTAAAACCTTTCAATATGATGAGATTATTTTGTAGTAAATGATGGCTCAGtcatataatttaaattacttaaaaataacaaaaattcccACTTAAAACCCAATTTATTAAAGCAAATTTCAATTTGATTAACTGATAGCTATTTAAAACAGGAACCTGTTGCCCtagccattgtggctcagttggttagaatgtcatctcatacactgaaaggttgtgggtttgaatcccagtcagggcacatccctagatTGTGAGTTTGGTTCTCAGTTAGGGAGCTtataagaggcaaccaagtgatgtttctgttacatcgatgtttctttctgtctctctgtctcttccttcctccctccctgcttccttgtctctttaaaagcagtgaaaaaagcacacacacaaaaaatgtcctccagtgaggataacaaaagaaaaagaataaaacaggaaTCTGTTAATGGGTTTTACAAgcgaaataagtaaaaaaaaaaaattgataaattaagaTGAGAACAATTATATACACAAAagatccaaaagaaaaaataaaattacattttgcaTCTAAATAATTCAACTGTGCAAAAACATTAAAAGTGAACTAGATGGTTTCTAAAGATTATACAAgtacccctgactggtgtggctctggattgagtgctagcctttGAACCGAataggtcacaggtttgatttccagtcacggcacatgcctgggttacaggccaggtccccagttaggggtatgtgagaggcaaccaattgatgtatctctcacacactgatgtttctctccctctctttcttcttcccttcccctctctctaaaagttaataaataaaaaataaagattatacaaGCATGTATTAAACTAGCAGAAATCACTGTCATATTATGTGATACAGACTCCAGAATCCTGATTATTGAAAGGTTTTCAGGTTGTTTTGCATGTGTTTTTTCCTAGACCATATGGCACTCCTGTTTTACCTTACAAATCCCAAGACATGTAACGGTTTCCAGGTACTATGCAATACACAGCACAACAAGGTATACTCAGTCACAACCTCAggaccaaaataaaacaaaacaaatgtatatTCATGAAATGAAATTCATGAATATCTTCATAGGTTTAATGTTTTTTGTATACCATTAACATGAGTGTTTGGTTATAtgctttaagttttttaaaaatctgtaataaaaaaatctgtaataGAATCATAGGTTTTACAGATGAAACAGGCCTTAGAGATCtagttttaatatataaaagttttCTACTTGCATAATTAATTACATTTCAACACTGTATATGCGCTATTAAACAGAGAAAGTTTTCAGATTCAACAACAATCTCTTCAGTAATATATTTGATATGTTTCCTCGATGGACCAAGAATGATATACcatttttgtttcaatattttaaaaagtctagtaATTAAAAAACCACCCTTATTGAgctacatattatatttttaaacttagtATGAGAATTATAATCTGCAAATTAAAATCTACTACCCACAGAGAAATGAAGGTAGCTGCTAATGGGAAATAATCCAAGATTCATTGTACATGTCTCATCTAGTATGAATTACACAAACCACAAACCCCTAAagatatgaaaaaacaaaaagatgtaaCCAGCAAAACAGTGCTATATATGGCAGAAATTATTTGTTCAatcaaattcatttgttttttagtatGCAATGAGATCCAGACCTTAAAACAAATTGCttatacaaatttaaattaaactaaataaaaatagttacagAAAGCATGGACCTCTTgtttaaaatggttttaatttggatATAAGATGCATCTGGCAATTCTATTTATCTAATCTAAATTGCATTTGTGTATCTAAGAGCAgaattttcaccaaaaaaattgggggggggggcagttatttattttagcagagaaagagaataagGTCATTGAGTCAATCGTCTTGATTAGCTCAGAGGTAAACTACAATGGTCAATTCTATCATTTTGTCACTGAGAATTCAATGTTTTTAGAGTCATAAGACCCAGACAAGAAGCAATTATATTCTGTGTATGGCTCCATTGTCTAAGTACCCTCTGATTCAAGTACTAGGCATCACTAACAATCAAGTGAATTTGTCTTGGAGTAACTGAAATGGAATATCACAAATTATAATGCTTCccaaaaaagaaacagcaaagtaTATTTGTAATTAGTTATCGAGGGCAAACATATTTCTGAAATTATAACTGAAAAGAGTTTAAATTACATACCTGAACATTTTCAAGAATCTCCTGGACACGAGTCAGTAAAGCTTTCTTCTTATTAACCTGCCTTCTTGCTTCTACATcaagtgctttttgtttttcatattgcatttcctttcttttctcaatGTTAAGCTGTAAAACATCACAAATATGtttcagaaacataaaaaagcataaaatcagTTTTGAATCATAGTGATTAGAACTACAGTGAAAAAATCTGAAGTGGCTAGGGGTAATAACTAGGATGGAATATCCAAGATCTTTCactggtgatgaaaatgttctgtgtgggTGTGAGTTATACAAATGCATCCATATATGAAAATTCATGGAACTTTAGTGCTTAAGATCTGtgtattttactgtatgtaaattattctcaataaaaaaagttaaaagaaagaaaccttatTAAATGCTCTAAAATGAGGTGTAAAATCAGCCCTTTTGGCCAATGCTGAGCTTTTCACTTGACAATGTCTTACTTAACTAGGTCAGTTAGATTCTTCAATTTCTAACCTTCTAATAAAACTACAATTTGCCTCTTTGCTACCTCAAGAAAATGTCCAAAGAGAAATAGATGACATTCTATTGGCctacaaaattaaaacacatatttGGTTCCACTTTATTGTATAACCGCCACTAAAAATATAATGTACCAAAAAAACTGAAGGCTTCTAGgcattttagctttttaaagtggacttaaattttaattattaagtcCTGAGAAGTTTTGTCACTGTTAAGGAGTCGACTTATTTTAGacttatgcaaatgaaaatgtcataaaaaattattccaaagttACCAAAAGTCATCCATTAGATAATAACATAAAAACATGGATTAATATCCATAAACATCAGATATTGCTTATACATAAGTAACTGATGGAGTCATAGATCCTAAGCTATAAGATGCAGACATTTTGGTCCATATGAAACTAATCAAGCAAATATGTCACCAAGGAGCTgataaaaatgttgttttaaaattttctcttatttgcCTGGTACCAAAGAATGATTCCATAGTTTATTTGCTAATAAAAAAGagactaataataaaaaaaatgtatacctTTAAAGAGTTACCTGGTAGTAACCACTATAAAAGTAttcaaaagaaacatcaaaatagAAGAACtagacattatataatttctgatttaatttactACAAAGTACCTGGCATCATCTCCAAATAATTCTTGCCCAAAATGTTTAACATGACTAATAAAACTCTTAGACTTAATTTCCAGTTTATAAGAACTACAGGAACTAGGGGACAAGTTAAACATCACCATGAAAGAAACAACCAGACAAATCCAAACTGTAaggcattctacaaaataactttaaaaattcactatcataagacaatttttaaaatttaaattattttattgttgttcaattacagttgtctgtatgtTTTCCCTACCCCTCCATAAGACAAATTTTTTTAAGAGGTAGAGGAACTGTTTTGGATCAAGAGATTTTGACTGGATCCAGGTTGAAAAAAATAGTTACAACTGACATTTTGAGCACAAATTGAGAAATATGAATATGACAGAATATTAGATGctattaaaattgttaaaattattattgttaggTGTGATAATGGTACTGAggttttatatacttattttcagAATATGTGCATCGAATACATGGTGGGGCAAAAAATAgttttacagttgtatgtgaaacagtttattcttatattactacttattaattattatattatttttcatatgaacaactgtatacctacttttgccccactttgtATTTAGGGGAGAAGTGTCATGTAACTGCAATATTCAAATGGCTCAGCAGTAAAGCAAAAGGGTAggtaaatatacatacacatacacatatagaAAATCACAATTGTGATAAAACAAACAGggcaaaaatgttaaaaattgttgAATCTAACTAGTAGATATATGGATAATCACTGTACTATCCTTTCAACTTTtcctgtatgtttgaaaatttcatttcaaaaaattGGCTGAAAATACTGGTCTTTTAACTCCTgttatacaaaaaaattttaactcaCTTTCTTTCAATGGTATTAACtttgatttgaaataaaattattttaaaaacattcaatcagtACTAAAAGGTTTATGATGAAAGATGTGTCTCCACCCTCATCCTACAATTCCTTACCTCTCCCCAGAGAAAGAATACAATATCCTTATTTAAAACCCAAAtagttaaacaaattaaaataaagtaaaaatccaAATATATTAGTTCAGATAGTCCTCAAAACAGCCCTGTGTAGCAGGCATTATTTTTATCCTAATTaacaaataaaggaaatggaCCCACAAGTTCACATAGCAGGTAAGTGGCAGAGCAATGATTTGAGCCCAGACCAGAATGCACCAGAGCTGGGTTTTTAACCACTGCTTACACTGCCTCCAAGAGTATGCTGTGTGCTGTGATTTATGGCAGCTCATGCAGATCCTTCCATGCCCATAGATTTAGGTCTACTATACTTATTTCAATGGCATGTAGTAGGAGATTCTATAAAACAGACTACAGTTAAACTAGTCCACTACTGATGGACTATTTTGAACAATGGTATTATAACCTTATGGCTATTTCTTTGGGCACTTAGATGAGAATATACTTGTAAGATATTccccaaaatggaattgctgagtttAAGGTTATGTACACTTTCAAATTCTGATAAACACTACCAAATGGCTCaccaaaaaataaagtcaattgaTTTTCTTAGCAAAAGtgccttttccccacatcctaaGGAACACTAACTGGGTCCTATCAGATCTTTGCCAATCTAACAGGTAAAAGAATGCTAactcatttgtatttctttaattataaataagTTAGACATCTTTTTGATGTTTaaagtctttcttttatttttcctgtgaacTGCCTTAGTGGTTCACTATAGAAAAAAAGGTTACTTAAAATCAAAGAACGTTTACCAGAGGAGAAAGCACAGCCATTCCATGGAAGCGAATAAGTGAAATGCTTTCAAACTGGACAGGTAGAAAGCTCTCTGTGGATAGTGATGCTTTTTGGATTCTGGCAAGACTTTTCTCACAGAATTTCTCATATTCCTccatcttcccacaaccacactacaaaagaaaaaaatgtcattttcaatGTGCTGATAAAAATAGATCTTAATTATTCAGCAAATTTTATAGGGCACTGAGATATTCTTAGAATTCATAAATTCCTAGAACTGgccttttcaaatttttttcactGATCAGGAGCTAACTCTTGAGTATAAGGTGGCTTGCttcatatagtaaatatttttgaacatgtgTATGCAATCAAATTTAGAAAAGTACTGAGACCTTACCAGTGAAATCTACTTAAAAGGACATAAAATTCTATACCACCTTACTAACTTTAggttataaaatagaatatatttttttagcaAGATTTagctacacagcaaaagaaaaactaaattatacAAAGGTGGCCTCCCCCcaacaaaaaaaatacagaagggCTTTTGtagccaaaaagaaaataagaaaaagaagaca
This sequence is a window from Phyllostomus discolor isolate MPI-MPIP mPhyDis1 chromosome 3, mPhyDis1.pri.v3, whole genome shotgun sequence. Protein-coding genes within it:
- the CCP110 gene encoding centriolar coiled-coil protein of 110 kDa isoform X1; this encodes MEEYEKFCEKSLARIQKASLSTESFLPVQFESISLIRFHGMAVLSPLLNIEKRKEMQYEKQKALDVEARRQVNKKKALLTRVQEILENVQVRKAPNASDFDQWETETVYSSSEVGNLNVPATFANNLPSPTEHSTLAMFEKTTAILSSNNEDQFKSNGIDLARDSEEFNSLNQCGSSNISHMENEASLKTSATPQETLISDGLFPTNEEEQNSSLLEEVTPDPYIMSLQNLMKKSKEYIEREQFRRSLRRSAKGSINESHSDKENDAVKVTDCVKEKAPLMGKHCGSVIPDKPSLNKSNVLLQGASTQASSMNTSVLGSFYKVDTLVGTGHPTVSDPDSDFKVIPTFVTENNVIKSLTGSYAKLPSPEPSLSPKMHRRHSRPSSACHILINNPVNACELSPKGKEQAVDLTVQDTGEQTNIPETVPNLPTDLTGVCSSKVYVSKNTSEAIQEMVLGNSNQVCQSSGNQSGNKVIHGLVIVEGQLTSDGRGPHKMDSTCTAMPRSNEPYATRPCIANQNDGTMSGLKSASVLEKSCNSQMELNKSYDVKNPSPLLMQNQNTRLHMDTPTLSYGNEQFLDNSFEKVKRRLDLDMDSLQKENCSSVITTGITDQEREHVPEKRYPKGSVYINKNKMLESISKEGEILKSKMLAFEEMRRRLEEQHAQQLSLLIAEQEREQERLQKEIEEQEKMFKEQKVITTEASELDVNNAVDLEWRKISDSGLLETMLSQVDSLHTSNSSNSGFTNSALQHSFGSVNEAPFYLWGSSTSGLTKLSVTRPFGRVTTKWSQVISPEVQAKFNRITAVAKGFLTRRLMQTDKLKQLQQTVKDTMEFMKSFQSEAPLKRGIVSAQDASLQERVLAQLRAALFGIHDIFFVMDAAERMSILHHDREARKEKMLRQMDKMKSPRVALSAATQKSLDRKKYMKAAEMGMPNKKFLVKQNPPETRVLQPNQGQNAPVHRLLSRQGTPKTSVKGVVQNRQKSSQSRVPNRAPVSGVYAGKIQRKRPNVATI
- the CCP110 gene encoding centriolar coiled-coil protein of 110 kDa isoform X2 — its product is MEEYEKFCEKSLARIQKASLSTESFLPVQFESISLIRFHGMAVLSPLLNIEKRKEMQYEKQKALDVEARRQVNKKKALLTRVQEILENVQVRKAPNASDFDQWETETVYSSSEVGNLNVPATFANNLPSPTEHSTLAMFEKTTAILSSNNEDQFKSNGIDLARDSEEFNSLNQCGSSNISHMENEASLKTSATPQETLISDGLFPTNEEEQNSSLLEEVTPDPYIMSLQNLMKKSKEYIEREQFRRSLRRSAKGSINESHSDKENDAVKVTDCVKEKAPLMGKHCGSVIPDKPSLNKSNVLLQGASTQASSMNTSVLGSFYKVDTLVGTGHPTVSDPDSDFKVIPTFVTENNVIKSLTGSYAKLPSPEPSLSPKMHRRHSRPSSACHILINNPVNACELSPKGKEQAVDLTVQDTGEQTNIPETVPNLPTDLTGVCSSKVYVSKNTSEAIQEMVLGNSNQVCQSSGNQSGNKVIHGLVIVEGQLTSDGRGPHKMDSTCTAMPRSNEPYATRPCIANQNDGTMSGLKSASVLEKSCNSQMELNKSYDVKNPSPLLMQNQNTRLHMDTPTLSYGNEQFLDNSFEKVKRRLDLDMDSLQKENCSSVITTGITDQEREHVPEKRYPKGSVYINKNKMLESISKEGEILKSKMLAFEEMRRRLEEQHAQQLSLLIAEQEREQERLQKEIEEQEKMFKEQKVITTEASELDVNNAVDLEWRKISDSGLLETMLSQVDSLHTSNSSNSGFTNSALQHSFGSVNEAPFYLWGSSTSGLTKLSVTRPFGRVTTKWSQVISPEVQAKFNRITAVAKGFLTRRLMQTDKLKQLQQTVKDTMEFMKSFQSEAPLKRGIVSAQDASLQERVLAQLRAALFGIHDIFFVMDAAERMSILHHDREARKEKMLRQMDKMKSPRVALSAATQKSLDRKKYMKAAEMGMPNKKFLVKQNPPETRVLQPNQGQNAPVHRLLSRQGSICRKNPKKAAKCCDNLRRQHSLG